A window from Dehalobacter sp. DCA encodes these proteins:
- the jag gene encoding RNA-binding cell elongation regulator Jag/EloR → MKVADKTAKTVEEAIELGLAELGVSRDQVTVQVLEEPGKKGILGLFGSKMARVRINFEDDPGALACEFLKGLTKAMSVNADFEVFNRDEQVKINITGLDLGILIGRRGDTLESIQFLTNLAVAKKLSNKTRIVIDVEGYRKRREETLIVLAKRLAEKVKKSGNRIVLEPMSPQERRIIHTALQNELKVTTFSEGEEPHRRVVVALKRNHIEKA, encoded by the coding sequence ATGAAGGTAGCAGATAAAACTGCAAAAACGGTTGAAGAGGCTATTGAATTGGGATTAGCCGAACTTGGCGTCAGCAGAGATCAGGTTACTGTTCAAGTGCTGGAAGAACCGGGAAAAAAAGGAATCCTTGGACTTTTTGGCAGTAAAATGGCTAGAGTCAGAATCAATTTTGAGGATGATCCGGGAGCACTGGCCTGTGAATTTCTCAAAGGGTTGACCAAGGCAATGTCCGTCAATGCCGACTTCGAAGTATTTAATCGTGATGAACAGGTCAAAATAAATATTACCGGTTTAGACCTTGGCATACTGATTGGCCGCAGAGGGGATACTTTGGAATCCATACAGTTTCTGACAAATTTAGCCGTCGCAAAAAAATTGTCTAATAAGACGAGAATCGTGATTGATGTTGAAGGTTATCGGAAGCGCCGGGAAGAAACGCTGATTGTTCTTGCTAAAAGACTGGCTGAAAAGGTTAAGAAAAGCGGCAATAGAATTGTTTTAGAACCGATGAGTCCTCAAGAACGGCGGATTATTCATACGGCCCTGCAAAATGAATTGAAAGTAACGACTTTTAGTGAAGGGGAAGAGCCTCACCGAAGAGTTGTCGTTGCTTTAAAACGGAATCATATAGAAAAGGCATAA
- the mnmG gene encoding tRNA uridine-5-carboxymethylaminomethyl(34) synthesis enzyme MnmG: protein MDYFAGKYDVIVVGAGHAGCEAALASARMGCDTLLLTINLDKVAHMPCNPSVGGPAKGHLVREIDALGGQMGIVADETALQARLLNTGKGPAVHALRVQSDKKAYHHRMLSNLYNQAKLTLIQALVERLHFDGDKLKGVVTRTGAVFEAGSIVLTGGTYLRSRIIIGEALYEGGPAGEITSGSLSEDLKLRGIELGRFKTGTPPRILKSSVDFSKFVIQPGDSEPKNFSFMPTKSMFWGNNPENQLPCWLGYTTETTHGIIRDNLHRAPLYTGVVEGVGPRYCPSIEDKVVRFAQRQAHQLFLEPEGKDSEELYVAGLSTSLPEEIQHMFFRSIPGLENVQILRPGYAIEYDYVKPYQLSLTLEVRNLPGLFTAGQLNGTSGYEEAAGQGLMAGINAALKALRREPFILKRSDGYLGVLIDDLVNKEICEPYRLLTSRAEYRLLLRQDNADLRLTEKGRKLGLVADDRWKIFEQKLNNLEKIFQQWKTITFSPASADIQELLIQAGSTPLRSGIKAEELVKRPEIIPDLLPRFMPEMGAYDAEVLEEASIQIKYEGYIQKQQEEVNRFIKLEEKVLPVNLDYLKIKGLSNEARQRLNGVQPINVGQASRISGVSPADISVLLIYLEQRRRNISNE, encoded by the coding sequence GTGGATTATTTTGCTGGAAAATATGATGTGATTGTTGTCGGGGCGGGACATGCCGGATGTGAGGCTGCTCTCGCCTCTGCCCGTATGGGATGCGATACACTGCTGCTTACGATTAATTTAGATAAAGTTGCGCATATGCCGTGCAATCCGTCCGTAGGCGGTCCGGCGAAAGGCCATCTGGTGCGGGAGATTGATGCGCTAGGTGGTCAGATGGGAATTGTTGCCGATGAGACAGCACTTCAGGCCAGGCTGCTGAATACGGGCAAAGGGCCGGCTGTCCATGCACTAAGAGTTCAATCAGATAAAAAAGCTTATCACCATCGGATGTTAAGCAACCTATACAATCAGGCCAAGCTTACCTTGATACAGGCTTTGGTCGAGCGGCTCCATTTTGATGGGGATAAACTTAAAGGTGTTGTCACGCGTACAGGCGCAGTCTTTGAGGCAGGCAGTATTGTTCTGACGGGCGGAACATACCTCAGAAGCAGGATAATAATTGGGGAAGCGCTTTATGAAGGCGGACCGGCCGGAGAGATCACCTCGGGGTCCCTGTCTGAGGATCTGAAACTACGCGGCATAGAACTTGGCCGGTTTAAAACCGGAACGCCTCCTCGGATTCTGAAGAGCTCAGTAGATTTCTCTAAGTTCGTAATTCAGCCGGGTGACAGCGAGCCAAAAAATTTTTCGTTTATGCCGACTAAAAGCATGTTTTGGGGAAATAACCCGGAAAATCAGCTTCCTTGCTGGCTGGGCTACACGACGGAAACAACGCATGGCATTATCCGCGATAACCTGCACCGCGCACCGCTGTATACCGGCGTGGTGGAAGGCGTTGGCCCGAGGTATTGTCCTTCTATTGAAGATAAGGTTGTGCGTTTTGCGCAGCGGCAGGCCCATCAGCTTTTTCTTGAACCAGAAGGCAAAGATAGTGAGGAATTATATGTTGCCGGGCTGTCAACCAGCCTGCCGGAAGAAATCCAGCATATGTTTTTTCGTAGCATTCCCGGTTTGGAAAATGTTCAGATTTTGCGTCCCGGATATGCGATTGAATACGATTATGTCAAACCGTATCAGCTCTCTCTGACGCTGGAAGTACGAAATCTCCCGGGACTCTTTACAGCGGGGCAGCTTAACGGAACATCCGGGTATGAGGAAGCGGCCGGGCAGGGCTTAATGGCCGGAATCAACGCAGCGCTTAAAGCTTTACGCCGGGAACCTTTTATTTTGAAGCGTTCCGACGGATATCTCGGTGTACTAATTGATGACCTGGTAAATAAAGAGATTTGTGAGCCGTACAGGCTTTTGACCTCAAGGGCGGAATACCGTTTGCTACTGCGCCAGGACAACGCTGATCTGCGTTTGACTGAGAAGGGTAGAAAACTGGGACTAGTTGCAGATGACAGGTGGAAGATTTTTGAGCAGAAGCTGAACAATCTGGAGAAAATCTTTCAGCAATGGAAGACGATTACTTTTTCTCCCGCCAGTGCGGATATTCAGGAATTGCTGATCCAGGCGGGTTCTACTCCGCTCCGAAGCGGGATTAAAGCAGAGGAACTTGTGAAGAGGCCGGAAATTATACCGGATTTGCTGCCACGTTTTATGCCGGAGATGGGGGCGTATGACGCTGAAGTATTAGAAGAAGCCTCAATCCAAATTAAATACGAAGGGTACATTCAGAAACAACAGGAAGAAGTAAACCGATTTATCAAACTTGAAGAAAAAGTTCTGCCTGTTAATCTGGATTATTTGAAAATCAAAGGTCTATCCAATGAAGCCAGACAGCGGCTTAACGGCGTGCAGCCGATCAACGTCGGACAGGCATCGAGAATCAGCGGAGTGAGTCCTGCGGATATTTCGGTTTTATTGATTTATCTGGAACAAAGGCGGAGGAACATTTCTAATGAATGA
- the mnmE gene encoding tRNA uridine-5-carboxymethylaminomethyl(34) synthesis GTPase MnmE, protein MDDTIVGLATPAGEGAIHVIRLSGKQAQKILNVCFCPVHQDKWLSDTTFTLHLGDFYDGAMQLDQVLISRMKGPHSFTGQDVYEINCHGGLIPARRIIEACLRQGARLAEPGEFSKRAFLNGKMDLVQAEALIDLISSRTELSADLALLQLGGRLSSRINEVRQDILDILSYIEATIDFPEDEIDDLALKELSEKILNAKENSLEIFKGSKTGKIIREGLSTVIAGRPNVGKSSLLNALLHEERAIVTDIPGTTRDEIHEYIKIGEVLLHLTDTAGIRESDDPVEMIGIERAWKALSMADVILLLLDAPEIRSGRLTNEEKTILEEYANKTIVLINKIDLLSTYEFKDTFLSPEVFALAFSVKNRIGFAELEKEILSRVFEGEISVTIDPLLSNIRQIQALEKCIHSLEKALEAVYANVPFDLVSIDVRSALEEISLITGHQVQEELLNNIFSRFCIGK, encoded by the coding sequence ATGGATGATACGATTGTCGGCTTGGCTACACCGGCCGGAGAAGGGGCCATTCATGTTATCCGTTTAAGCGGAAAGCAAGCCCAAAAAATATTGAATGTTTGTTTTTGTCCCGTCCATCAAGACAAATGGTTGTCCGACACAACATTTACGCTTCATTTGGGGGACTTTTATGATGGTGCGATGCAGCTTGATCAAGTCCTGATCAGCAGGATGAAAGGGCCTCATTCTTTTACGGGTCAGGATGTTTATGAAATAAATTGTCATGGCGGATTGATACCCGCAAGAAGGATCATTGAAGCCTGTCTTCGGCAGGGAGCGCGCTTGGCAGAACCCGGTGAATTCAGCAAAAGGGCTTTTTTGAATGGGAAAATGGATCTTGTTCAGGCCGAAGCGTTAATTGACTTGATTTCCTCTAGGACAGAGCTATCTGCGGACTTGGCTTTGCTTCAGCTCGGAGGGAGATTGTCCTCCAGAATTAATGAAGTCAGACAGGATATTTTGGATATCCTGTCCTATATTGAAGCAACCATTGATTTTCCGGAAGATGAAATTGATGATTTGGCACTGAAAGAACTGTCTGAAAAAATATTAAATGCTAAAGAAAATTCTTTAGAAATTTTCAAAGGAAGTAAGACCGGTAAAATTATCAGGGAAGGTCTTTCCACGGTAATTGCTGGTAGGCCGAATGTTGGAAAATCCAGTCTGCTGAATGCACTTTTGCACGAAGAAAGAGCGATTGTCACGGATATTCCAGGAACAACCCGGGATGAGATCCATGAATATATCAAGATTGGTGAAGTACTGCTTCACCTTACCGATACTGCCGGAATCCGAGAAAGTGATGATCCGGTCGAAATGATTGGCATTGAGAGAGCCTGGAAAGCGCTTAGTATGGCAGATGTCATTCTGCTCTTGCTCGATGCCCCCGAGATTCGTTCTGGGAGGCTCACGAACGAAGAAAAAACAATTCTTGAGGAATACGCCAATAAAACTATTGTTTTGATTAATAAAATTGATCTTTTGTCTACTTATGAATTTAAGGATACCTTTCTTTCTCCTGAAGTTTTTGCGCTGGCGTTTTCTGTAAAAAACAGGATTGGCTTTGCTGAACTAGAAAAGGAAATCCTAAGCAGGGTTTTTGAAGGAGAGATATCCGTCACAATTGATCCGTTATTATCGAATATCCGTCAAATCCAAGCTCTGGAAAAATGCATTCACTCTCTGGAAAAAGCCCTTGAAGCTGTCTATGCGAATGTCCCATTTGATCTGGTATCGATCGATGTCCGTTCAGCCCTCGAAGAAATCTCTTTGATTACGGGGCATCAGGTTCAGGAAGAGTTGCTTAATAATATTTTTTCCCGATTCTGTATTGGAAAGTAG
- the rsmG gene encoding 16S rRNA (guanine(527)-N(7))-methyltransferase RsmG, producing the protein MDLKEPLSVLHDKVRDVLSLELSAEHLEKFEQYTVLLLQRNEQMNLTAITDPAEMVIKHYLDSLVFVKWIMHYYPNGQIVIADLGTGAGFPGIPIKILLPQIKVVLVDALAKRIHFLQEVCDSLGLKVETCHARAEDIGRSKAYRQRFDITVARAVAELPVLLEYATPLLKVGGRFIAAKGIDPENEITLAKNALRILNCEVEHVEKYSLAEGADNRSLIIVKKILNTPAQYPRQAGKPKKTPL; encoded by the coding sequence ATGGATCTTAAGGAACCGCTTAGCGTCTTGCACGATAAGGTCCGGGATGTCTTGAGTCTGGAACTCTCCGCCGAACATCTTGAAAAATTTGAACAATATACAGTACTGTTACTCCAGAGGAACGAACAAATGAACTTAACAGCTATTACCGATCCGGCAGAAATGGTGATTAAGCATTATCTGGATTCTCTGGTGTTTGTCAAGTGGATAATGCATTATTATCCCAATGGACAAATTGTTATTGCGGATCTTGGTACCGGTGCTGGATTTCCAGGTATTCCTATTAAAATACTTTTGCCGCAAATTAAAGTCGTACTTGTCGATGCACTAGCCAAAAGAATTCATTTTTTGCAGGAGGTCTGCGATAGCCTTGGCTTGAAGGTCGAAACCTGCCATGCACGAGCTGAAGATATTGGCCGCAGCAAGGCGTACCGGCAGCGATTTGATATTACGGTGGCCAGAGCAGTTGCGGAGTTGCCGGTACTGCTGGAATATGCAACTCCTTTGCTGAAAGTTGGCGGAAGATTTATTGCAGCGAAGGGAATCGATCCTGAAAATGAAATAACTTTGGCTAAGAACGCCTTGCGGATCCTAAACTGTGAAGTTGAGCATGTCGAAAAATATTCATTGGCGGAAGGCGCGGATAACCGTTCTCTGATTATTGTTAAAAAAATATTGAACACACCTGCTCAATATCCGCGTCAAGCTGGGAAACCGAAAAAAACCCCTCTCTAG